The window AATTATAAATCCcaaagcaattaggcaagaaaaagaaataaaaggcatccaaatcaaaaaggaagaaataaaattttctatttgcagatgacatgatacaatatatattaaaaaaacccaaaagactctACTAAAAAACTGTTAgtactaataaacaaattcagtgaAGTTACAGTATAcaaaaccaatataaaatatcaattgcatttttatactcTAATAATGAAGTAAcagacataaatttaaaaaacaattcatttacaattgcatcaaaagaataaaatacgtGGAATACATTTAATGAAAGTTGTGAAAGATCTCTACACTAAAAACTATGactctaataaaaaaattgaagaagacacaaaccaatggaaagatattccatacACATGGACTGaaagaatattgttaaaatgtacaTACATGCAAAGTAATCTACAAAGAATGAAATCtaagaaatagaacaaactaTCCTAAAACtgtataaaaccacaaaagaccacaaatagccaaagcaatcttgaaaaaaaaggaaaagtttaaaGTATCACAATTTTTGATTCCAGACTATACTACCATAGTAAACAGTATGGTATTGCCATAAAAACAGACACCCAGATAAAAAGGACAGAGTAGAGAGCcaaaaaataaacccatgcatttatggtcaataaatttatgaaaaagGAGGCAGGAAAACATAATGTGGAAAGaacagtttcttcaataaatggtattagaAAAATTGAACAGCGACaggcaaaagaattaaaagagacCACTAttttacaccacacacaaaattaactagaaagaaattaaaggctcAAAATGTAAAACCATAAAACCCCtttaagaaaatataggcagtaagctgcTTGACATtgatcttggcaatgattttttttttttttttttttctgaagctggaaatggggaagcagtcagacagactcccgcatgcgcccgaccgggatctacccggcacgcccaccagggggcgatgctctgcccatcaggggcgtcgctctgccatgaccagagccactccagtgcctggggcagaggccatggagccatccccagggcctgggccatcccttgctccaatggagcctcggctgtgggaggggaagagagagacagagaggaagaagagggagaggggtggagaagcagatgggcgcctctcctgtgcgccctggccgggaattgaacccagaacttccacacgccaggccgacgctctaccactgagccaaccggccagggccatgacaaTGATTTTTAAGAGGTCTGACTCCAAAAGTAAAggtgacaaaaatataaataaataaacaagtgactatatcaaactaaatagcttCAGCACAGCAAAGGAgattatcaacaaaatgaaaagataatctactaaatgggagaaaatatttgaaaaagataaaTTCGGTAaagtgttaatatccaaaagaaagagagagagagagaactcacagaactcaataacaaaaactaaacaaTCCAAGTAAAATATTGGCAGAGCTTCTAAATACACATTTCgataaagaagacatacagataaccaacatgcacatgaaaagatgctcaacatcactaatcatcagggaattgtaaattaaaactatgagatatcaccttacattAGTTAAAGGGCTGTTTTAAAAAGTCaggaaataacaaatgttggtaaggatgtggagaaaagggaacccttgtgacCTGCTGGTAGGACTATAAATTGGTACAGCTATTATGGAGGACACTATGAAAatacctcagaaaaataaaagtagaggcCCTGGGCTatatggctcagtgaatagagtgttgatctggcatatggacatcctgggttcaattcccagtcagggcacacaagagaagcgatcatctgtttctctctccctccctgttccctcccacagccaatggctccattggttccagcGGGCCATGAGAATAGCTTGggtggtctgagtgtcagcctcaggtgctaaaaatagctctgtcgATTTGTGCATTGGTTCAAGACAGTGGTTGCAGGGGAgggggatcctggttggggcgcatgtgggagtgtgtctatctcccctcctctcacttaaaaataaaaatagaactaccatgtaattcagcaattccacttctgagtgtttatcttttgaaatgaaatgtttattattttgaaatgacaGATGAACTCCtaggtttattgcagcattagtcacaataggcaagatgtggaagcaacctaagtttTCATCAGTAGACTAATgatggataaggaagatgtggtgcatatatacaacagaatattactcagccatataaaaatgaaatcttgccattatgcaacaatgtggatgaaccttgaaggtaATAAGTCAAAGAagtcagagaatgacaaatatCTGATGAATtcactatatgtggaatctgaaaagcaaaacaaatgaacaaacaacttcCCCAAATTCAGAAACGTAGAACAAATTGGTGATTTCCAGAAGTGAGGAGAATTGGGGGCCAACATAATGGGTGAAAGGGACCCTGAGCTACAAACtgccaattataaaataaacagggCATAATGGTATAATAACTCGCAAAGTTGTTGAGAAATTATACCAGTTTGGACTCAAGGGATAGTGCAAAGTGAGGAGGTCTTGAACTCTCAACTTAGAATGGGCAGGAAATAGACCACAAAAACCATTCAGCTATAACATGGGCTATTCTTTTTCTTGTAAAAAGAAGGATGATTCAAAGGATTGAACTAGATGCTCAGAAGGCAGAGTAAATGAGCCACAAAAACTTAGTAGCAGGAAGCAGGACTAGATCCTGTTCCAAAAAATGGCAACATGTGTCTACTTGGACTTGGCAATTTCCATTGGTCAGTGTTACTAGGTGACTGTTGTATCCTCCTGTATGAAAAGGAGTATTTACTGCAGTGTTTCTACCTCTGCATCAACAGAACCTGATAGATGTGTAGGGGTCATACTCACATGTTTGTCTCTTTAGTTCCTAGATCTTCAATCAAGAGACACTGTAATTGATGAATTATGCCCACGGAATCTCACCCATGTCTGATATGGATCTCATGATGACAGGATCAGTGCCAGTACAGTAATGTCATAATGTATTGGGAAATGTAGGAGGGTATAAATGTATTTTGGTACGTGGGAAAAACATAAATAGTTGTGGTGAGATAAATTATAGTAGGTCAGAGATGGTTCCAAGGTCTTTGCTATTTTATGATTGATAGATGTACTTTAATTTCTCTACCTTAAATCTGGACTGgctttagtgatttttttttcccaatagaAGAGAGTGGAAACGATGTTCTGTGTCTCCTAAACCTAGGTCGTAGGAAACACTGTGGATTCTTTTTGGTCTCTTAGATACTTGCTATTGGAATATGAGCTACCACAGGAGAAATTCAACTATGTACACTGTTGGTAAGAGCATATGGAAAAATTCTAAGATTACATAGAGAAGGAGAGGCTTTGAAACCATTCCTGCCAAGGTGCCAGGTTTCTGAGGAAGCCATCTTGGATTCACTAAATTGCCCAGATGCCACCTGAGTAACACTAAGTGACTCCTGTTAATTACATGTGAAGAAGAAATGCTGAGTCAAGACCAACCTGAATTTCTGACTCACAGAATAATAGAATGAAaaagaatggtttttttttaagctgctaAGTCTTGAGAAATCTGTTATGCAACAGTAGATAACTGAAAATCACTTTTCCTCAACTAATTCCTCACATCCACCAAAAAATCAAAGCCCAAAATTTCTAGGGATTCCTAggctaattttaagatttttaaccTCCCATACTAAGTCATCTGCAACTCCTTTTTTGGTCTTTTATCTAAACTATATCTTGAATAGGTTAATGTCTAACTACACTGCAAATGACTGTCCCAATGTACCATCATCCCGGATCTTGACTATTAACCTCACTGGTCCACAGCTCCTACCCTAcccttttataattaattttctatGCAACAATCAGagtgatctttaaaaaaacaactcacagtATATTAGACCTATTTAAATCATCATTTAATGGCTTTCCATTCGTTCTAGAATAAAGGCCACTATTCCATGGCCTCTGAACCACCCCATGATCTGTTTTGAGTACCTCTGTCCTCCTGTTTACTATGGCCTCTTTATTTCTTGAGTTTATCAGGATCTTTGCACCTGCTGATTTCCCCTCACTCTCCATACCAATGGGTAATTACAACTTTTACTCAATTACCTCCTCTCCCAAGTGGCCTTCATTGCTACTCTAAGGTAACATCATGCACATCTCACACTTACTCTTTATAAAGTCATGTCAACCCAACTGTCTCTTCCACATCCTTCTCATGTTTTATATTCATAATGTCTACTTATTTTCTAGTATCTCCCCATTAAAATCAAACTATGAGAACTCTGTTCTATTCATCAGCATATCTCAGTCTGCACTCAGTTGCTAGAATATAATCAAGGTtcactaaatatattttgaaatgaatgacTATCCCATATTTACTGGGTTCAAGGCCAAGATCAAATAGTCCTTATAGACTCAGAGGtaacttggaaaaaaattaacaatgtttGAGGCCCCTTGTCCAACCTTCATCCTAAATTATCTAAACACACCaagtaatatgtgtgtgtgtgttacatatatatatatatatatataaacagatatGGAAATTAATGTTTGTTATTGGTCTTTGACTTGAATTATTTTCCAATGAGCAAAGATCAAACAATACCTGAGGTAAAATACAGAACACTCCTACAGCTCTCAGATATGAATCCAGAGTCCAGAGGGATGTTAGTCTTTCTATTTCAAACTTTAGAGTTCACATAGCTAAAGCTCTGAGATGTCACAGGAGTCAGGATGTACCTAGAATTTTCACAGAACAATTGAAAATGTTGTTTATGAACAATCCAATAGTAAAATAACACCTTCAAATAGGTTCAGAGCAAAAGATGATATCGTCTCTTAGCTCAATTATACCAGATAATGAAAGGGTGAAGACATATATGGCTGATATCACTCCTGTTTTTAGTATCAAATGAAAGTCTGCAAGCCTGAATAGTCTCACCCTGgggaacattttattatatatgatgATGGAGTTAATAATTATTGACTGAATGGGATTGTAGCAGTGTGCCAGTGTCTTTgtacttttattatcattttgctgTACGGTGTCCCAGCTGGATTGTTACATAATAGAAATGTAATTTTGGTTCCTGCTCCCAGATCCCCATATGAACTCCCATAATTCTTACTATTTCCTGAGTAATAAGGGTGCTgggagtatctttttttttaatttatttattaaatttaatgcagtgacattgataaatcagggtacatatgttgaaagaaaacatctctagattattttgacatttgattgtgctgtgtacccctcccccaaagttaaattgtcttctgtcaccttctatctggttttcttgtgctcctcccctcccccaacccctctctccttcctcgccccatcccccttccccccacccccaacccctgttgccatcacattcttgttcatgtctctgagtatcacttttatgtcccttctatgtatgaattcatatagttcttagtttttttctgatttacttatttcactccatataatgttatcaaggtccatccatgttattgtaaatgatccgatgtcatcatttcttatggctgagtagtattccatagtatatatgtaccaaagctttttaatccactcgtcctctgacagacacttgggctgtttccagatcttcgctattgtgaacaatgctgccacaaacatgggggtgcatttctccttttggagctgttctatggtgtccttggggtatattcctaaaaacaacacagaataagtgctggcgaggatgtggagaaaagggaaccctcctgcactgctggtgggaatgcggactagtgcagcctctgtggaaaacagaatggacattcctcaaaaaactgaaaatcgaactgccttttgacccagctaccccacttttaggaatataccccaagggaGTATCTTTTGTTGTATAGTATTTAGACTGATCCCTGTTCCCGACACAGCTCCTGAATCCCCTGGAATTTCCTGGATGAAcggagcatcttttgttctaacgAGGAGGCTTTTGGTGGCATCCTGGACAGATTCACAATGGTAGCTGGTCCCCATAAATAACAAGCTATAATTACTAGCTTGGAATATTATGTACACCGCATGTATTtcaggaaagagacagaggatACAGATTGAACTAATGATGGTTGGGGAGCtgccataaaaatttttaaacaatgatGTAGAGATATTCCTGACCAGTGAACACAGGCATATCCCAGGTGGTTAGTGCACTCTAACATCATGGTGACAGAATCTGCTGCCTTGGGGATCCTTCCAGACCTTGAGCTATGCATCTCTGCATATGTCTGCTAATTTGTATCCTTTCTATCATTTACAATATACCAGTAAGTGTAGGTAAATGCTTGTACAAAATTTGTGTGCCATTCCAACAAATTGCCAAGCCTGGGAGTGGGATATGAGGACCCCTGACTGTAGCCACTTGGGCAGTAATGTGGGTACCATGGGATCCATTACTTGTACTTAGTGTCTGAAGTgagggcagtcttgtgggactgcaTCCTTAAACCTGTGAAGTCTGACAGAACTGCCTTAGTGTcacaactgaattttaaaaataggtcatCAAATTGTTATCTAGATATTTAGACAATATTGGTTTTTCACTTGGTTGATATTGGGAGAAAATACCACATATTTGGTTGTGAGTATAGAAAACAGTTTTGCTTTACCCATTGTTTAATCATTTCATGTTCTTAACTTACCTATATTaacttttggtatttttttctgtattttataccGCCAAATTGCAATATTGTATTCTACattttttaacagtttattttaaatactttgtattttattctatttttctttctccctccccatcttcACTTCTCCCGTCCCATTGCACTGAGACATGGGCTTTCGTGCTCTGAGTCCTGCTTTCACATGCTCTACAGTCATCAACTGCTTAGAGTTGGGACTTTCCTAGTCCAGAAAAATATCCTCCCCTTTCTAGTCGCATGGTGATCATTTTCTAGTCAcaggttttaattttcttataaattcaGACTATAGAAATACGATTGTTTTTGAACCAATTTTAATATTAGAATTAAAGATACCCTTTTTAATTCTTACCATTAAAGAAGACTACATTAtaccaaataaaattatttgtttttaacatcTGTTTGAACTTCCAGTCAAATCTTAATATTATGGTGTCCAGACCTGATTCCTAAAAGATGGAAATGGCCCAGATTGATCCTCATCTTTGTTTTGTATTCTTCACAACCTGGACCTTCTCAGATGTAGAGTTTGTTCAAGAGCCTGATACAAAGAAACAGTTGGACTCGTTTACTCCAATCAAATCCTCTAGGACAGACACAGCTGGAATCATTAGATTGAATGTGGTGTCTCAGTATAGATTAAGTCATGGAACAAGAGGATTTGAGTTCACATCTCTCTGGAAAAACTATTATATCTTTCTAGGATTCAGTATTCTTTATGTAAATTGAAGAAACTTTATAATACCAGAATCATAAAACttctgtgaaaattaaatggagAATAATGGTTTTGGACTCAGACTTCCTAGACTGAAACAATGAACGCACAACCTCCTAGCTGCATGATTTTGGGCAGTCTACTTAATGACTCCATGccctaaattatttatttgtagaaTAGAAATAATTGTACTACTTCATATAGTTGTTTAGAGAAATAAACCAGTTAATATATGTAATGTGGGTTCGCATATAGTAAGTGCAAATTATTGCTTGCTaggtaaattaaataataaaaaaaacagttgGCAGCTACAGCTGTTAATAGTGATAACTATAGTAataagtgtataaaaatgtatacaaGTGTATAAAAATGAGAGTTAGGAGAAGTATGAGGTCCtgtctggttggttcagtggtagagtgttgtcccaccatatagatgtcccaggttcgagcCCCATCAGAGcacaaagaagtgaccatctgcttctccactcctccctctttttctctctctctttttatcctgtagccatggctcaataggtTGAGTGAGATGGCcccagcactgaagatggctccatggagcctctgcctcaggtgctaaaaaaatgtttggttgccaagcaacagccccagatgggcagagcaccccctgcAGGGGGCATTCAGGATAGATCTTGGTCACGGCCCATGTGGgaatgcaggagtgtgtctctctgtctcacctcctctcacttggaaaagaaaaaaagaaaagaagtatgtaTTTAATTTAAGCAATCAGTTATGTACCATTTGGTAGGTTCTAAGAGAGCTATAGGTGAACACAAACTTTACAGTTCACTTGACATGGTAAGAATGGATCCTAAGAATAAAATCTGATAGTTGTCTTTCTTAGGGCCTCCTTCACATCTCTGTTCCTCAGACTGTAGATGAGAGGGTTCAGCATGGGGATCACCACCGTGTAGAACAGAGACACCACTTTGTTCTGGTCGGTTGAGTAGCTGGATTTGGGAAGCAGATAAATGAAGGTAATAGTTCCATAGTAGAGGGTAACAGCGGTGAGGTGGGAGATGCAGGTGGAGAAGGCCTTGTGTCGGCCCTCAGCAGAACGCATCTTTAGGATGGTGATGAGGATGTACATATAAGAGAGAGATATCACAAACACTGTGACCACAATAATGGAcccagaagagagggaagggatgaTTTCAACAATGGAGACATCTGAGCAGGAAATTTTTAACAAAGGGGAGAAGTCACAGAAAAAGTGATCTACCTGATTGGGTCCACAGAAAGACACACTCAATAAACAGCCAGTATATGTCCAAGCATTTACAAATCCACCCAAGTAGGACAACCCCACTAAGAGAATGCAGATTCTGGGGGCCATGCGGGTGGTATAGAGTAGTGGTGAGCAGATGGCCATGTAGCGATCATAGGCCATGGTGGCCAGCAGGAAGAACTCAGTGCTCCCAAACTTCGCTACAGAACAGAGTTGAGCTACACAGCCAGCAACAGGCAGAGAGATGCCTTTCCTCAGGAAGCCCATGAGCATGACAGGTGTGACTGAGGAGGAGCAACCAATGTCTACAAAGGCCAAATGGCAGAGGAAAAAGTACATTGGGGTATGAAGCTGAGGGCTGCTTCTGATTAGCATGATAATGCTGACATTGCCCATTAAGGTGACAACATAGATTCCtagaaacacaataaataaaatgacacacATTGTAGCATCCTCCGTTAACCCCAGAATGATGAATTCGGTCACTTGGGTGTTGTTTCCAACCTCCATGTTTTCTGTGAATTATTCCTTTTGAGGCAAATGTGAACATTCATTTTTATGCTTCTTTGTTTTTAGCCATTGTGTTTTGGCCAAGGCAAAGTTCCTCTGTTTTGAGGCATCCTGTGAAAGAATAATTAATGATAGATaataagagaagacagagaaattatAGTACAATGTGATCATTTCAGGGTATACTAAAGAGTCagtgaaaattagaaaagaagttgTGCTCATCAGAATGAGAAAATAGAagtgtgaaaataattttaaagtattttgtaaaatattataaaataatataattgggACTATGCTATTTACCTGAAAATTTCACATATATACATCCTTTGTTTCCATAAATTTCAGCTAAATAAAAATCTATCAGTACACTCTATATTTTTATAACTCCTTTTTGcatgcattttcttttattactttatacatgtaatgaacaactaaagaaagaCTCACGTACAAACCTTTGACAATGCCTCATGATCCATTTTGATTTAGTATACTTTGGGGGCATAAGTAAGTAACATTTACTTACTTGTAATCACACATTATTAtctacttttataacttgcagtTTCAGTCAATATTATCAATAAAATACTATCCCAGTTTCCACAAAATTTTTCATATCTGACATGCTAGATGATAATTTGTAAAAATTCTTAGCATTGTATTCATGAAGCTTCATAATCTGTCTCTgattagtttctaaatgtatcttCCTATACATGCTTCTCTGCAATTCTTGTGCTTTTAAGAGACATGTTAACATGAAATGTATATTTTCTACTCAGTGTTTTAGGTTCTAATATTCAGAGAAACACAATTTTCTGCTTACAATGTTATTTCAGTTCTTAAAGTTCTAAGCACCAAAAATAGCAAATATAGGTACTGAGTACcataaaaatgtcttatttttgaaTAAGAAAGACagaacaaaaaaggacaaaaaaacccacacaactcATGGACAGCAACAATAGTGTGTGACTGTCagcgggaggtggaggagggcacaggggatacatggtgatgggTGAACACTAgacctgggtgggtgggtgaataTACAGAGCGGTGTACAGAGCTCTGCCGTAGAAATGGGCACTGGAAACCTCTATACTAATGTGAACCAGTGCCACCCCGATAAAATTCAATTACAAAAGAGAAATCATTCAGTACTTCCAATAATGGGACTTCGttctttgaatgaatgaatggtaagATATAAAAATCAACAGTTGAGAATATGCAGTTCATTAAAAAATGAGTtctctttcttaattttatcaAGTGCATTTAAATTAC is drawn from Saccopteryx leptura isolate mSacLep1 chromosome 1, mSacLep1_pri_phased_curated, whole genome shotgun sequence and contains these coding sequences:
- the LOC136388777 gene encoding olfactory receptor 5P1-like, producing the protein MEVGNNTQVTEFIILGLTEDATMCVILFIVFLGIYVVTLMGNVSIIMLIRSSPQLHTPMYFFLCHLAFVDIGCSSSVTPVMLMGFLRKGISLPVAGCVAQLCSVAKFGSTEFFLLATMAYDRYMAICSPLLYTTRMAPRICILLVGLSYLGGFVNAWTYTGCLLSVSFCGPNQVDHFFCDFSPLLKISCSDVSIVEIIPSLSSGSIIVVTVFVISLSYMYILITILKMRSAEGRHKAFSTCISHLTAVTLYYGTITFIYLLPKSSYSTDQNKVVSLFYTVVIPMLNPLIYSLRNRDVKEALRKTTIRFYS